Genomic DNA from Nocardioides aquaticus:
CAGCCGCACCTTCCGGTACGGCTACCTTGTTACGACTTCGTCCCAATCGCCAGCCCCACCTTCGACGGCTCCCCCCACAAGGGTTGGGCCACCGGCTTCGGGTGTTGCCGACTTTCGTGACGTGACGGGCGGTGTGTACAAGGCCCGGGAACGTATTCACCGCAGCGTTGCTGATCTGCGATTACTAGCGACTCCGACTTCATGGGGTCGAGTTGCAGACCCCAATCCGAACTGAGACCGGCTTTTTGGGATTCGCTCCGCCTTACAGCATCGCAGCCCTTTGTACCGGCCATTGTAGCATGCGTGAAGCCCTGGACATAAGGGGCATGATGACTTGACGTCATCCCCACCTTCCTCCGAGTTGACCCCGGCAGTCTCCCATGAGTCCCCAACACCCCGAAGGGCTTGCTGGCAACATAGGATAAGGGTTGCGCTCGTTGCGGGACTTAACCCAACATCTCACGACACGAGCTGACGACAGCCATGCACCACCTGTACACCGACTAAAAGGGCACCTATCTCTAGGTGTTTCCGGCGTATGTCAAACCCAGGTAAGGTTCTTCGCGTTGCATCGAATTAATCCGCATGCTCCGCCGCTTGTGCGGGCCCCCGTCAATTCCTTTGAGTTTTAGCCTTGCGGCCGTACTCCCCAGGCGGGGCGCTTAATGCGTTAGCTGCGGCACGGAACCCGTGGACGGGTCCCACACCTAGCGCCCAACGTTTACGGTGTGGACTACCAGGGTATCTAATCCTGTTCGCTCCCCACACTTTCGCTCCTCAGCGTCAGGTAATTCCCAGAGAACCGCCTTCGCCACCGGTGTTCCTCCTGATATCTGCGCATTTCACCGCTACACCAGGAATTCCGTTCTCCCCTGAATACCTCTAGTCTGCCCGTATCGGAAGCCAGCACCGAGTTAAGCCCGGTGTTTTCACTCCCGACGCGACAAACCGCCTACGAGCCCTTTACGCCCAATAATTCCGGACAACGCTCGCACCCTACGTATTACCGCGGCTGCTGGCACGTAGTTGGCCGGTGCTTCTTCTCCCCCTACCGTCACTTTCGCTTCGTCGGAGGTGAAAGAGGTTTACAACCCGAAGGCCGTCATCCCTCACGCGGCGTTGCTGGATCAGGCTTCCGCCCATTGTCCAATATTCCCCACTGCTGCCTCCCGTAGGAGTCTGGGCCGTGTCTCAGTCCCAGTGTGGCCGGTCACCCTCTCAGGCCGGCTACCCGTCGAAGCCTTGGTAGGCCATTACCCCACCAACAAGCTGATAGGCCGCGAGCACATCCCCCACCGAAAAACTTTCCAGCAACCCACATGCGTAGGAAGCTCATATCCGGTATTAGACCCCGTTTCCGAGGCTTATCCCAAAGTGGAGGGCAGATTACTCACGTGTTACTCACCCGTTCGCCGCTCGTGTACCCCCGAAGGGGCCTTACCGCTCGACTTGCATGTGTTAAGCACGCCGCCAGCGTTCGTCCTGAGCCAGGATCAAACTCTCCATTGAAAGCCAAACCCGACAAAAAACAAACCCTGACCAAATTGCTTTGACCAGAATCATTGCCGAAAAAACAAACCCAAACAAAAAGTAAGGGCATACAAACTAATTCTCATCGACTAACAAGACACACTGTTGAGTTCTCAAACATCACGCGCACCCGCCGCTTCATCCTCTCGGACTTGCTTCGGGGCAACCCGGTGAAACTTACCGGTCCTTCCCGGCTTCCGCAACTCCGGGGCTTCCCGGTGCTGCTCGGCCTGGACCGATCCGCTGCTGCGCTGGTCCACCCCGCTCTGATGGGCCGAAGGCCCCGAGCCGGGCGCTTTTCGCGCCGCAACAAGAAGAACGTTAGCAGCGGGTTACGGGGGCATCAAATCGGGGGGTCGGGCGGGGGCTGCAGGGGTGTGGCGCGGGGGCTGCGGCGGTAGGCCGAGACGCTGCGCTCCCCCGCCAGCCAGTAGCGCCACGGCCGGTCCGGCGCCCCGGTCAGTCCCACCCGCGGGCCCTGCGCCACCCGGGCGTCGGGCGCCGTCGGCGCTGTCGGCGCCAGGGACAGCACCACGGCCGACGCCGTGCCCAGCAGCTCGGTCCCCCCGTGGTGCAGCCCGACCCCCAACGCTCGGCAGAGGTTCGCCGGCCCCCGGGCGAGCTCGTGGTCGGGGCGGTCGCCCCGGCGTACCCGGGCCTCGGCCAGCCCGTCGACGACCTCGCCCCCGCGCAGCAGGACCGCGGACGCCCTCCCCTCGGGACCGGTCACCACGTTGGCGCAGACGTGCATCCCGTAGGAGAGGTAGCAGTAGAGCCGCCCGGCCGGGCCGAACATCACCGCGTTGCGCGGCGTCCGACCCCGGAAGGCGTGCGACCCGGCGTCCTGGTCACCGTCGTAGGCCTCCACCTCGGTCAGCCGCACCACCACGCCGCCGGCGGTGACCGTCGCCCCGAGCAGGCGGGGTGCGACCTCCTCCACCGGACCGGCGAGGAGGGCGGCTGCGGCAGCCGGTGTCATCGCAGCGTCAGGCCAGCGCCTCGCGCAGCGCGGCCGCGCGGGTCCCGACCTCGGCCAGCTGCTCGCGCACCCGGACCGCCGCGGTGCCGCCGCGTCCCGAGCGGGAGGAGACGGACCCCTCGACGGTCAGCACGTCGCGCACCCCGGGCGTCAGCAGCGGCGAGACCGCGGCCAGCTGCTCCTCGCTGAGGTCGGCGAGCCCGACGCCGAGCTCCTCGCACCGCCGCACGCAGGCGCCGGCGAGCTCGTGCGCGACGCGGAACGCGACCCCCTCCCGCACCAGCCACTCCGCGACGTCGGTGGCGAGCGAGAACCCCTCGGGGGCCAGCTCGGCCAGCCGGTCGCGGTCGAAGACCAGGGTCGCGACCATCCCGCTCATCGCCGGCAGCAGCACCTCGAGGGTGTCCACGGAGTCGAAGACCGGCTCCTTGTCCTCCTGCAGGTCCCGGTTGTAGGCCAGCGGCAGCGCCTTCAACGTCGCCATCAACCCGGTCAGGTTGCCGATCAGCCGTCCGGCCTTGCCCCGCGCGAGCTCCGCGATGTCGGGGTTCTTCTTCTGCGGCATGATGCTCGACCCCGTCGACCAGGAGTCGTGGAGCGTGACGAAGGCGAACTCCCTGGTCGCCCAGAGGATGACCTCCTCGGCGAGCCGGGACAGGTCCACGCCGACCTGGGCGGTGACGTAGGCCAGCTCGGCGACGAAGTCGCGGGCGGCCGTGCCGTCGATCGAGTTCGCGCTCGACCCGGTGAACCCCAGCTCCGCGGCGACCGCCTCCGGGTCCAGGCCCAGGCTCGACCCGGCCAGCGCGCCGGACCCGTACGGCGAGTCGCCCGCCACGCGGCGGTCCCAGTCGGCCAGCCGGTCGACGTCGCGCAGCAGCGGCCAGGCGTGGGCGAGCAGGTGGTGGGACAGCAGCACCGGCTGGGCGTGCTGCAGGTGCGTGCGTCCCGGCATCACGGTCGGCCGGTCCCCCAGGTGCGCGTCCGCCTGCGCGACGAGGACGTCGACGAGGTCGAGCAGCTGCGACGAGACGACGCGGACGTGGTCACGCAGGAACACCTTGAACAGCGTGGCGATCTGGTCGTTGCGGCTGCGGCCCGCCCGCAGCCGCCCGCCGACCTCCGGCCCGACCTCCTCCAGCAGCAGCCGCTCGAGCGCACCGTGCACGTCCTCGTCGGAGGGGTCGGGGTGCAGGTCGCCGGCGGCGTACCGCTCCCCCAGCGCGTCGAGCCCGCCGAGGAGCACCGCCAGCGCCTCGTCGTCGAGCAGGCCGGCGCGGTGCAGGGCCCGGGCGTGCGCCCGGGACCCCGCCAGGTCGTACGGCGTGAGCCGCCAGTCGAAGTGCGTCGAGCGCGACAGCGCCTCGAGCTCGGGGCTGGGACCGTCGGCGAACCGGCCGCCCCAGAGCGCTCCGCGCACGGTCGGGCCGGTCGGGCCGGTCGGACTGGTCGGGCCGGTCGGGCTGGTCACGCCGCCCACCCTGTCAGTCCAGCGCGCGGCCGACCGCACGGGCCCGGATGTCGGGCGCGGCCAGCCGTTCGGCGTTGGCCGTGAGGTCGTCGCCCTCGGACTGCGACTCCCGCTCCGCGGCGACCCGCGCCTCGTACGCCGCGACCTCGTCGGAGATCCGGTCGGCGTCCCAGCCGAGCACCGGCGCCACCAGCTCGGCGGTGTCCCGGGCCGCGACGATCCCGCGGTCGGGGCTCTCGATCGAGATCCGCGTCCGGCGGGCGAGGAGGTCGTCGAGGTGCAGCGCCCCCTCGTGGCTCACGGCGTAGACGAGCTCGGCGCGGAGGTACTCCTCGGCACCGGGCACCGGCTGGAGCAGCGACGAGTCGCCCTCGGCGACGTGCAGCACCTCGGTGAGCAGCGAGCCGTACCGGTCCAGCAGGTGCTGGACGCGCCACGCCGGCACGCCGTGCTCGCGGGCGAGCCGCTCGACCTGGTTGGCCAGGGCCTGGTACCCCTCGGCGCCGACCAGCGGGACGTTCTCCGTCACGCTGTCGACCACGCCCGGACCGAGGTCCTCCTTGGCGGCGTCGACCGCGTCGGCGGCCATCACGCGGTAGGTCGTGTACTTGCCGCCGGCGATCGAGATCAGGCCGGGCTGCGGCCGGGCGACGGCGTGCTCGCGGGACAGCTGCGAGCTGGCCTCGGACTCCCCGGCCAGCAGCGGGCGGAGACCGGCGTACACGCCCTCGATGTCGTCGTGGGTCAGCGGGGTCGAGAGCACCTCGTTGACGTGGTCGAGGATGTAGTCGATGTCCTCGCGGCTGGCCGCGGGGTGCGCCTTGTCGAGGTCCCAGTCGGTGTCGGTGGTGCCGATGATCCAGTGGGTGCCCCACGGGATGACGAACAGCACGGACTTCTCGGTGCGCAGGATCATCCCGGCCTCGGCGTTGATCCGGTCGCGCGGGACGACGATGTGCACGCCCTTCGAGGCGCGCACCCGGAAGCGGCCCCGGCCGCCGGCCATCTCCTGGACGTCGTCGGTCCAGACGCCGGTGCAGTTGATGACGACGCGGGCGCTGACCTCGTGGCTCTCGCCGGTCTCGACGTCGGTGACGCGGGCGCCCACGACCCGCTCGCCGGCGCGGAGCAGCTCCTCGACCTTCGCCGAAGTGAGCACGGCCGCGCCGTACGACGCGGCGGTGCGGGCGACCATCATCGTGTGCCGGGCGTCGTCGGCCTGGGCGTCGTAGTAGAGCAGGGCGCCGGTCAGCGCGTCCTTCTTCAGCGCCGGGACGATGCGTCGCGCCATCGTCCGCGTCAGCTGGCGGTGGCCGGGCACCGAGCGTGCGCCGCCCATCCGGTCGTACAGCGTGAGGCCGGCGGTGACGTAGGGGCGCTCCCAGATGCGGTGCTTCAGCGGGTACAGGAACTTGACCGGCTTCACCAGGTGGGGGGCGAGGCGGGTCAGCATCAGCTCCCGCTCCTTGAGCGCCTCGCGCACCAGCACGAAGTTCATCTGCTCGAGGTAGCGCAGCCCCCCGTGGAAGAGCTTGGAGCTGCGGGAGGACGTGCCGGAGGCCAGGTCGCGCTGCTCGACCATGGCCACCCGCAGGCCCCGTGTCGCGGCGTCGAGCGCGACACCGGCGCCGGTGACGCCGCCACCGACGACCAGGACGTCGAGCTCGCGGGCACCGAGATCCTGCCAGGCGCGGGCGCGCTCCTCGGGTCCGAGACGGGCTGCTGTGACCATGGGGACATCCTTCTCTCCGTGCGGATGGTGCCGGACTTTCCAGAGTAAGCGCGTGGCGAGCCTGGCGCTCCCCCGCCAGGGTGTCTAGCGTGACCCGGGTCACGCCGCGTCGACACCGTCGACGACGTCCCGGGCGCCGGCGGCACCACCAACGAGAGGGTCAGCCTTGCTCACCGACATCTTCATCCCAGAACTCCTGGGGACCGCCACGCTGCTGCTGCTCGGCTGCGGCGTCGTCGCCAACGCCGTGCTCCCGAAGACCAACGGCAACGCCGGCGGCTTCCTGATGATCAACTTCGGGTGGGGGCTGGCGGTCTTCGCCGGCGTCTACGTGGCCGTCAAGTCGGGCGCGCACATCAACCCGGCCGTCACCGTCGGCCTCCTCTTCGCCGGGGACTCCGGCCTGTCGTTCGGCGAGGTGCTCACCTACTTCGCCGGCCAGCTGCTCGGCGCCTTCCTCGGCGCCGTGCTGTGCTGGGTGGCCTACAAGAAGCACTTCGACGAGGCCGACGCCCTGCCTGCGGACAAGCTGGGCGTCTTCAGCACCGCGCCCGGGATCCACGCCCCCGTCTGGAACGTCCTCACCGAGGTGATCGGCACCTTCGTGCTGGTCTTCGTCATCGTGGCCTTCGGGGCGACCCCGTCGGGCCTCGGCCCGCTCGCCGTGGCGCTGCTCGTCGTCGGCATCGGTGCCAGCCTCGGTGGTCCCACCGGTTACGCGATCAACCCGGCCCGTGACCTCGGCCCCCGCATCGCGCACGCGCTGCTGCCCATCTCGGACAAGGGCCCGAGCGGCTGGGGCTACGCCTGGGTGCCGATCGTCGGCCCCCTCATCGGCGGCGCGCTCGGCGGCTACGTCGCCCAGCTGATGGACTACGCGTCCATGGTCTGAGGCCCGCCCACCACCTGCACCTGACTCGCACGCACACCGACCGAAGGAACCGCACATGGCTGACAAGACCTACGTCCTCGCGATCGACCAGGGCACCACGAGCACCCGCGCGATGATCTTCGACCACGCCGGGCAGGTCGTGTCCAGCGACCAGGTCGAGCACGAGCAGATCTTCCCGCGCGCCGGGTGGGTGGAGCACGACGGCCTCGAGATCTGGGGCAACACCCGCAAGGTCATCGGCGGCGCGCTGTCGAAGGCCAACCTGAACTCCGGCAACATCGCGGCGGTCGGCATCACCAACCAGCGCGAGACCGCGCTCGTCTGGGACCGGCACACCGGGCAGCCGGTCTACAACGCGATCGTCTGGCAGGACGTGCGTACCCAGAAGATCGTCGACAAGCTCGCCGCGGACGGCGGCGAGGAGCGGTACAAGGACGTCTGCGGCCTGCCGTTGGCGACCTACTTCTCCGGGCCGAAGATCACCTGGATCCTCGACAACGTCGAGGGCGCGCGGGAGAAGGCCGAGGCCGGGGACCTGATCTTCGGCAACACCGACACCTGGGTGCTGTGGAACCTCACCGGCGGCGCGGAGAACGACGGCGAGCACGTCACGGACGTCACCAACGCCAGCCGCACCATGCTGATGGACCTCTCCACGCTGACGTGGGACGAGTCGATCGCGGCCGACATGGGCATCCCGATGTCCATGCTGCCGACGATCAAGTCCTCCTCGGAGATCTACGGCGAGTGCAAGCCCGGCGTCCTCAAGGGCGTCCCGGTCGCCGGCATCCTCGGTGACCAGCAGGCCGCCACCTTCGGGCAGGCCTGCCTGGAGAAGGGGATGGCCAAGAACACCTACGGCACCGGCAACTTCATGCTGCTCAACACCGGTACCGAGCAGGTCCCGAGCGAGAACGGCCTGCTCACCACGATCTGCTACAAGCTCGGCGAGGAGCCCGTGGTCTACGCCCTGGAGGGGTCGATCGCGGTCACCGGGTCGCTGGTGCAGTGGGTGCGCGACAACCTCGGCATGATCTCCTCGGCCCCCGAGATCGAGGAGCTGGCCAAGAAGGTCGACGACAACGGTGGCGCGTACTTCGTCCCCGCGTTCTCCGGCCTCTTCGCCCCGCACTGGCGTCCCGACGCCCGCGGCGCGCTGGTGGGGCTGACCCGCTACGTCAACAAGGGCCACATCGCGCGGGCCGTGCTCGAGTCGACCGCCTTCCAGACCCGCGAGGTCTCCGACGCGATGGACGCCGACTCCGGGGTCCCGCTGACCGAGCTCAAGGTGGACGGCGGCATGGTCGTCAACGAGACGCTGATGCAGTTCCAGGCCGACATCCTCGGCGTGGACGTGGTGCGCCCGAAGGTCGCGGAGACCACGGCGCTCGGGGCCGCGTACGCCGCGGGGCTCGCCGTGGGCTACTGGGCCAACACCGACGACATCACCAAGAACTGGGGCGAGGACAAGCGCTGGAGCCCCTCGATGGAGGACGGCGAGCGGGAGCGGCTGATGCGGAACTGGAAGAAGGCCGTCACCAAGACCCTCGACTGGGTCGACGACGACGTGGAGTGAGACCGCGGAGGCCGTCAGCCTCCCGAGCGCGACAGCAGCGGATCACTGCCACCTGGTGGCAGTGATCCGCTGCTGTCGTCGGCGGCGGGTGGCGTCTCCCGGAGGACGCGCCGCACGGCGGCGCGACAGAGCAGCAGGACGACCACGAGCCCGGTCACCGAGAAGAACCCCCCGAGGCTGACCGCGTCACCGAAGAGCAGGTCGACCGCTTCGAGCACGACGATCTTGCTGCCGACGGCCAGCAACCAGAGCAGCAGCGCAGCCAGGAGCCTGCCCCGGGGCGTCTCGCTGGACCTCATCAGGGTGCGCACCCGCCCCTTGACCAGGACGACCACCTCGAGGACGACCTTGAGCAGGAGCGCGGTCAGCAGCGACAGCGTGAACCCCTCGCTGAGCACCGAGGGGACGTGCTCGACCGCGAGGTTGAGCACCACGACGTAGACGAACAGGTCGACCACGTCGACCGCCCGCACCGGGGCGCGCCCCGCGAGGCGTCGCCGCGCCTGGGCGGCGTCTCCTGCCGTCATCGCAGGGCGGCGTCACCGGCGGTGCTGCCGCTCGCGGGCACGCTCCGGTGCCGGCGCACGAGGAGCGCGAGGCCGAGGTGGGCGGCGCCCCACAGCACCATCGAGACGCCGAACCAGAACGCCAGGGCGATCGCGCTGCGTCCCGGGTTCGTCACCAGCAGCACGCCCACCAGCATCGACAGGACGCCGCTGAGGACCAGCAGCCAGCGCGAGGTGTCCCCCGCGGCGCCGAAGGCGCCGGCCAGCTCGACACCGCCGCGGAGCAGCAGCCACAGCCCGACGGCCCAGGTGGCGGCGACCGCCGTCATCGCGGGCGTCACGATCGCGAGGAAGGCCGCCACCAGGCCGAACAGCCCGAGCAGGCCGAGCCACATCCGGCCGGTGGTGTCCGAGCGCAGCGTCTGGCCGAGCGACCCCAGCGAGTCCACGAGCACCCAGAACCCCCAGAGCATCACGAACGCCAGGCCGGAGGTGATCGGCCACACCATCACCATCACGCCGAAGGCGATGCCCAGCACTCCGCGCGCCAGCAGGCCGGTCGGGCTCAGGGTGTACCAGTCCTTGGACATCGCGTCTCCTCGCCGTGACCGAGACCGTGGGCGGCCTGGGCCACCGGGATGGACCGACGCTAGGACCGGCACCGTCGGGACCGCCAGGGGCCGACGTCGTGCTCCGGGGTGGCGCAGGCCCCTGCCGGGACAGGTCCGGAGTCCCGACGTCCGAGGTCCGGAGGCCCCACCGGCGGGGGGCGCTGCTGCCGGAGAGTCGGGTGGCCGGGAGCGCCCGGGCACCACCACCACTCACAGAATCGACACCGACATGGACAGCTTCTGGGACTTCTTCTGGCTCCTGCTCTCGGCGTTCTTCTTCCTCGCCTACCTCGTCGTCCTCATCCAGGTCCTCGGGGACCTGCTGCGCGACCGTGAGCTGTCGGGGTGGTGGAAGGCGGTCTGGGTGGTGTTCCTGATCGTCGTCCCGGCCCTCACGGCGCTGGTCTACCTCGTCGTGCGGGGTCGGGGGATGGCCGAGCGCGGCGACGAGGCCGCGGCCCGGGCCCGGGAGGCGTACCGGGGAGCGTCGTCGGGACGGACCCCGGTCGACCAGATCGCCACGGCCAGGACGCTGCTGGACAGCGGAGCCATCGACGAGGCGGAGTACCGCACGCTCAAGGAACGGGCCCTCGCCTAGGTGGGCGGGCCCGGTCCGCCCGCCGCTGCCGTCACGGCAGGACGACGATCTTGCCCACATGGTCCCGTCGCTCGAGCGCGGCGTGGGCCGCGTGGAGCTCCTCCAGC
This window encodes:
- a CDS encoding DNA-3-methyladenine glycosylase; this translates as MTPAAAAALLAGPVEEVAPRLLGATVTAGGVVVRLTEVEAYDGDQDAGSHAFRGRTPRNAVMFGPAGRLYCYLSYGMHVCANVVTGPEGRASAVLLRGGEVVDGLAEARVRRGDRPDHELARGPANLCRALGVGLHHGGTELLGTASAVVLSLAPTAPTAPDARVAQGPRVGLTGAPDRPWRYWLAGERSVSAYRRSPRATPLQPPPDPPI
- the argH gene encoding argininosuccinate lyase, which translates into the protein MTSPTGPTSPTGPTGPTVRGALWGGRFADGPSPELEALSRSTHFDWRLTPYDLAGSRAHARALHRAGLLDDEALAVLLGGLDALGERYAAGDLHPDPSDEDVHGALERLLLEEVGPEVGGRLRAGRSRNDQIATLFKVFLRDHVRVVSSQLLDLVDVLVAQADAHLGDRPTVMPGRTHLQHAQPVLLSHHLLAHAWPLLRDVDRLADWDRRVAGDSPYGSGALAGSSLGLDPEAVAAELGFTGSSANSIDGTAARDFVAELAYVTAQVGVDLSRLAEEVILWATREFAFVTLHDSWSTGSSIMPQKKNPDIAELARGKAGRLIGNLTGLMATLKALPLAYNRDLQEDKEPVFDSVDTLEVLLPAMSGMVATLVFDRDRLAELAPEGFSLATDVAEWLVREGVAFRVAHELAGACVRRCEELGVGLADLSEEQLAAVSPLLTPGVRDVLTVEGSVSSRSGRGGTAAVRVREQLAEVGTRAAALREALA
- the glpD gene encoding glycerol-3-phosphate dehydrogenase produces the protein MVTAARLGPEERARAWQDLGARELDVLVVGGGVTGAGVALDAATRGLRVAMVEQRDLASGTSSRSSKLFHGGLRYLEQMNFVLVREALKERELMLTRLAPHLVKPVKFLYPLKHRIWERPYVTAGLTLYDRMGGARSVPGHRQLTRTMARRIVPALKKDALTGALLYYDAQADDARHTMMVARTAASYGAAVLTSAKVEELLRAGERVVGARVTDVETGESHEVSARVVINCTGVWTDDVQEMAGGRGRFRVRASKGVHIVVPRDRINAEAGMILRTEKSVLFVIPWGTHWIIGTTDTDWDLDKAHPAASREDIDYILDHVNEVLSTPLTHDDIEGVYAGLRPLLAGESEASSQLSREHAVARPQPGLISIAGGKYTTYRVMAADAVDAAKEDLGPGVVDSVTENVPLVGAEGYQALANQVERLAREHGVPAWRVQHLLDRYGSLLTEVLHVAEGDSSLLQPVPGAEEYLRAELVYAVSHEGALHLDDLLARRTRISIESPDRGIVAARDTAELVAPVLGWDADRISDEVAAYEARVAAERESQSEGDDLTANAERLAAPDIRARAVGRALD
- a CDS encoding MIP/aquaporin family protein, whose protein sequence is MLTDIFIPELLGTATLLLLGCGVVANAVLPKTNGNAGGFLMINFGWGLAVFAGVYVAVKSGAHINPAVTVGLLFAGDSGLSFGEVLTYFAGQLLGAFLGAVLCWVAYKKHFDEADALPADKLGVFSTAPGIHAPVWNVLTEVIGTFVLVFVIVAFGATPSGLGPLAVALLVVGIGASLGGPTGYAINPARDLGPRIAHALLPISDKGPSGWGYAWVPIVGPLIGGALGGYVAQLMDYASMV
- the glpK gene encoding glycerol kinase GlpK, which gives rise to MADKTYVLAIDQGTTSTRAMIFDHAGQVVSSDQVEHEQIFPRAGWVEHDGLEIWGNTRKVIGGALSKANLNSGNIAAVGITNQRETALVWDRHTGQPVYNAIVWQDVRTQKIVDKLAADGGEERYKDVCGLPLATYFSGPKITWILDNVEGAREKAEAGDLIFGNTDTWVLWNLTGGAENDGEHVTDVTNASRTMLMDLSTLTWDESIAADMGIPMSMLPTIKSSSEIYGECKPGVLKGVPVAGILGDQQAATFGQACLEKGMAKNTYGTGNFMLLNTGTEQVPSENGLLTTICYKLGEEPVVYALEGSIAVTGSLVQWVRDNLGMISSAPEIEELAKKVDDNGGAYFVPAFSGLFAPHWRPDARGALVGLTRYVNKGHIARAVLESTAFQTREVSDAMDADSGVPLTELKVDGGMVVNETLMQFQADILGVDVVRPKVAETTALGAAYAAGLAVGYWANTDDITKNWGEDKRWSPSMEDGERERLMRNWKKAVTKTLDWVDDDVE
- a CDS encoding HdeD family acid-resistance protein, producing MSKDWYTLSPTGLLARGVLGIAFGVMVMVWPITSGLAFVMLWGFWVLVDSLGSLGQTLRSDTTGRMWLGLLGLFGLVAAFLAIVTPAMTAVAATWAVGLWLLLRGGVELAGAFGAAGDTSRWLLVLSGVLSMLVGVLLVTNPGRSAIALAFWFGVSMVLWGAAHLGLALLVRRHRSVPASGSTAGDAALR
- a CDS encoding SHOCT domain-containing protein, translated to MDSFWDFFWLLLSAFFFLAYLVVLIQVLGDLLRDRELSGWWKAVWVVFLIVVPALTALVYLVVRGRGMAERGDEAAARAREAYRGASSGRTPVDQIATARTLLDSGAIDEAEYRTLKERALA